One segment of Rhodohalobacter mucosus DNA contains the following:
- a CDS encoding TolB family protein: MKRFITLFILTAIVTLPAFGQFYSTKYRVPGQNWMELKSDHFRIIYPERYRSEAFRSLSILEAEYSDVRELIGGNLERFPLILNPENDRSNGFVTSFNYRSEVEIAPIRGKALSPRSGDWLESVLPHELVHALHFSVNPPAVTRVLGLFSPDMRRSVHGAVPAGFLEGIAVQHESHGTIPESGRGNYPYFNNQYHALLGSKEEWSMGQLVHISDFTIPFNRHYNGGYQFVNWLLNSYGDDTFKEAVRIHYKYPFLGFGVPLKSVTGKWPRALFRDFSLQMESEEENRLSSLSGETDSMSFQIPFSATCRRMQRPAWIDNSSVLFYSRSCNRPSGFYTYHTENARLNLLQEVVLTENAEYVLEAGRRNVIYSRYHTDPLYDNVFKGDLHRLDVTTGSSERLTSNMRLFTPSIVGEHLYAAKTEGQRQILVRIDPDKGTLIQRFDSDPETSVIDIAVNPENPDMMALIGRKNGVQAVWFYRPGSSEPPFEKNPDIAFESGSVFDLHWHSDGDRLLFVSDHTGIMNVYEYTISGKEATQITQSLYNAFEPSYSPDGNKIAYVAQHRNEQVIKILDLSESADQSVSENTYRTVPSLLNRNLMNREEIPDSVSAGWTSTKFITGISWLKPRLWVPTFEQNNNDKARYGVTLEGTNLMSTRSYSLESFVYRNRFWYDLTYRHKGFYPGYQIEVFNRPSLPTFRIVQEDQEFTRTFLQQSRGAAVKIPFRVRLQSNARFSSFTIEPQYFLSQLRFLDPQSPYTSYSLFGTRHTLGLRTVLNYRLRQFTRDLQPNAGWVFFTESRYGLNDSELPVTTREFSVTANLTDRRGIRAGVSTFVSPLRRWNQSLRLTAQVISQTDVPVFNTPSLFTDSFSFNALGSANNVGIFDTRYTIPITYPDEGGVLLPVYLSNLYFVLFHQTLSDLESPSLLEGSRSVYGAGIRSRFRLSNLAFDVGISIGWEPTRNRFSFQAGSF, translated from the coding sequence ATGAAGAGATTTATCACCCTGTTCATCCTTACTGCCATCGTTACACTGCCTGCATTCGGACAGTTCTATTCCACCAAGTACCGTGTTCCGGGTCAAAACTGGATGGAATTAAAATCGGACCATTTCCGCATTATCTATCCCGAACGTTACAGAAGCGAAGCGTTTCGGTCACTGTCTATACTGGAAGCTGAATATAGTGATGTACGCGAGCTGATCGGTGGAAACCTGGAACGGTTCCCTCTGATTCTGAATCCTGAGAACGACCGCTCTAACGGCTTTGTAACCTCCTTCAACTACCGGTCTGAAGTGGAAATTGCACCCATCCGGGGTAAGGCTTTAAGCCCGCGATCAGGCGACTGGCTTGAGTCTGTACTTCCGCATGAACTTGTACACGCGCTTCATTTTTCTGTAAACCCACCGGCCGTTACCCGTGTGCTGGGTTTGTTTTCACCCGATATGAGAAGATCGGTGCATGGCGCTGTCCCCGCCGGTTTTCTGGAGGGTATTGCGGTTCAGCATGAGTCTCACGGCACAATACCGGAATCGGGCAGGGGAAACTACCCCTATTTCAATAACCAGTACCATGCATTGCTGGGCAGTAAAGAAGAGTGGTCAATGGGCCAGCTGGTGCACATATCCGATTTTACCATACCCTTCAACCGGCACTACAACGGAGGATATCAGTTCGTAAACTGGCTGCTGAATAGCTACGGCGATGATACATTCAAAGAGGCTGTTAGGATACACTATAAGTATCCCTTTCTTGGTTTTGGCGTGCCGCTTAAATCGGTGACGGGTAAATGGCCACGGGCCTTGTTCAGGGACTTTTCCCTGCAAATGGAATCGGAAGAAGAGAACCGTCTCTCCTCACTCTCCGGAGAAACCGATTCCATGTCATTCCAAATTCCTTTCAGTGCTACCTGCCGTCGAATGCAGCGCCCAGCCTGGATCGATAACAGTTCTGTGTTGTTTTACAGCCGTTCCTGCAACAGGCCATCCGGTTTTTATACCTATCATACCGAAAATGCCCGTCTGAACCTGCTTCAGGAGGTGGTACTGACTGAGAATGCAGAGTACGTTCTTGAGGCCGGCCGCAGAAATGTGATTTACTCACGATATCACACCGATCCGCTTTATGACAACGTATTCAAGGGTGATCTTCATAGACTTGACGTAACGACCGGCAGCTCGGAACGGCTGACCAGCAACATGAGGCTCTTCACCCCCTCGATTGTCGGTGAGCATCTTTATGCAGCTAAAACAGAGGGGCAGCGGCAGATTCTTGTCCGCATTGACCCGGATAAAGGTACGCTTATACAGCGGTTTGATTCCGACCCTGAAACAAGTGTAATTGATATTGCCGTAAATCCGGAGAATCCCGATATGATGGCCCTTATCGGAAGAAAGAACGGTGTTCAGGCCGTCTGGTTTTACCGGCCAGGATCATCAGAGCCTCCCTTTGAAAAAAATCCTGACATTGCGTTTGAAAGCGGCTCCGTGTTCGATCTGCATTGGCATTCAGATGGTGACAGACTCCTTTTTGTAAGCGACCATACCGGAATCATGAACGTGTATGAGTATACCATATCCGGCAAAGAGGCAACGCAGATCACCCAAAGCCTCTATAATGCTTTTGAGCCCTCTTATTCACCCGATGGAAACAAAATCGCTTATGTAGCCCAACACCGAAACGAACAGGTTATTAAAATTCTGGACCTGAGTGAATCGGCGGATCAGTCGGTTTCCGAAAACACCTACCGTACTGTACCCTCTTTATTGAACCGGAATCTGATGAACCGGGAAGAGATTCCCGATTCGGTATCAGCCGGCTGGACATCAACAAAGTTTATTACGGGCATCTCCTGGCTGAAGCCCAGACTATGGGTTCCCACATTCGAACAGAACAACAATGATAAAGCCCGGTACGGAGTTACGCTGGAGGGAACCAACCTCATGAGCACCCGTTCGTACTCGCTGGAGTCATTCGTTTACAGAAACCGATTCTGGTACGATCTTACCTATCGTCACAAGGGGTTTTATCCCGGGTATCAGATAGAAGTATTTAACCGGCCGTCATTGCCTACCTTCAGGATTGTACAGGAGGATCAGGAATTTACCCGCACGTTTTTGCAGCAATCGAGAGGAGCCGCTGTAAAAATACCGTTCCGTGTGCGGCTCCAAAGCAATGCCCGGTTCAGCTCCTTCACCATAGAGCCACAATATTTTCTGTCTCAACTACGGTTTTTGGATCCGCAGTCCCCTTACACCTCCTATTCGCTGTTTGGAACGCGTCATACCCTGGGCCTTCGAACGGTGCTCAATTACCGGCTCAGACAGTTTACCCGTGACCTTCAGCCAAATGCAGGATGGGTATTTTTTACGGAGTCCCGTTACGGTTTAAACGACAGCGAACTTCCGGTTACAACCCGTGAATTCTCCGTCACAGCCAACCTCACCGACCGCAGGGGAATACGGGCCGGCGTTTCTACCTTTGTATCACCTCTCCGTCGCTGGAACCAATCGCTGAGGCTCACGGCACAGGTGATTTCCCAAACGGATGTGCCCGTTTTTAATACTCCCTCGCTCTTCACAGACTCCTTCTCATTTAATGCCCTTGGCAGTGCCAATAATGTGGGCATTTTTGATACCCGTTATACAATTCCGATTACTTATCCTGACGAAGGAGGTGTGCTTCTTCCGGTTTATCTCTCCAATCTCTATTTCGTTCTTTTTCATCAAACCCTTTCCGACCTTGAAAGTCCATCGCTTCTGGAGGGAAGCCGGTCTGTATATGGTGCAGGTATCCGAAGCCGCTTCCGGTTGAGCAATCTTGCCTTTGATGTGGGCATATCGATTGGATGGGAGCCTACACGCAATCGCTTCAGCTTTCAGGCAGGCTCATTTTAG
- a CDS encoding Nramp family divalent metal transporter produces MDLSGWHGIRKTLGPGIIMAAAAIGVSHLVQSTRAGAEYGFALVWAVLLANLFKYPFLEFGPRYALATGQNMIRGYAKLGKAALWVFVLFTLLTMFAIHAAVTIVTGSLASNLTGIDLPVIAWSGIVLIVCVLLLIQNRFSFFDSLIKALMVIFALSTIIAVVAAFSITGYQAEPGFIPPDIWTVSGVAFLIALMGWMPIPIDAAAWHSIWTVEKMKLTGYKPKLSEVRFDFNLGYIGAALIALFFLALGALIMYGSGESYASSAAAFSNQFLNLYTLALGDWSGIVIVICAFTTMFSTTLTVTDTYPRVLTHILNVLKPQTETSNNRIYRILLPLISAGSFLFLVLLGDQFRLLIDLATTLSFLTAPVLAYMNHKLIHHPDIPDEFRPKPWLSRLSIFGILFLTLFAFIYIYWTVLI; encoded by the coding sequence ATGGATCTATCTGGCTGGCACGGAATAAGAAAAACGCTCGGTCCAGGCATCATTATGGCAGCCGCGGCGATCGGCGTGTCTCATCTGGTACAATCTACCCGGGCTGGAGCCGAGTACGGTTTTGCACTCGTCTGGGCTGTTCTGCTTGCCAATCTTTTTAAATATCCTTTTTTGGAGTTCGGCCCCCGTTACGCGCTGGCCACCGGCCAAAACATGATCCGCGGTTATGCTAAGCTGGGGAAGGCCGCTTTATGGGTGTTTGTTCTGTTCACGCTTCTCACCATGTTCGCTATCCATGCTGCGGTAACCATAGTTACAGGAAGCCTTGCCAGCAACCTTACCGGCATTGATTTACCTGTAATTGCCTGGAGCGGCATCGTGTTGATTGTGTGTGTGCTTCTGCTTATTCAGAACCGATTCTCCTTTTTCGACTCTTTGATTAAGGCACTGATGGTCATTTTTGCACTTTCTACAATCATAGCCGTGGTTGCAGCCTTCTCCATCACCGGATATCAGGCGGAACCCGGTTTTATCCCACCGGATATCTGGACTGTATCGGGCGTAGCTTTTTTGATCGCCCTGATGGGTTGGATGCCCATACCCATCGATGCAGCGGCCTGGCACTCTATATGGACCGTTGAGAAGATGAAGCTTACCGGATACAAGCCAAAACTGAGTGAGGTCCGGTTTGATTTCAACCTGGGCTATATCGGAGCCGCCTTGATCGCACTTTTTTTCCTGGCTCTTGGCGCCCTTATCATGTACGGCTCCGGCGAATCGTACGCCTCCAGTGCTGCAGCTTTTTCCAATCAGTTTCTGAACCTTTACACATTGGCTCTGGGTGACTGGTCGGGCATCGTAATCGTAATCTGCGCTTTTACCACCATGTTCAGCACCACCCTCACAGTCACCGATACCTATCCGCGGGTTCTCACGCATATCCTGAATGTGCTGAAACCGCAAACCGAAACATCAAATAACCGTATTTACAGAATACTCTTGCCGCTCATCAGCGCCGGCTCGTTTCTTTTTTTGGTTCTGCTGGGCGACCAATTCAGACTGCTCATCGATCTGGCCACAACACTTTCTTTCCTGACCGCGCCTGTTCTTGCGTACATGAACCATAAACTAATCCATCACCCGGATATTCCCGATGAATTCAGGCCCAAACCCTGGCTGAGCCGGCTGAGCATCTTCGGTATTCTATTTCTCACCCTTTTTGCGTTCATTTACATATACTGGACCGTTTTGATTTGA